One Paracoccaceae bacterium genomic region harbors:
- a CDS encoding IS3 family transposase (programmed frameshift), with the protein MKRSRFTEDQIIGILKEHEAGVSVADLCRKHGVSDATVYKWKAKYGGMDVSEAKRLKGLEDENARLKRLLADAMLDNAALKDLLGKKVVTPAAKRQAVAHLVAGHGMSERRACRVIGCCRMTMRYEAIRQDDPVLRERLKELARVRRRFGYRRLHVFLRREGHEVNHKRLFRIYREERLHVRRRGGRKRAIGTRAPMALPLMPNQRWSLDFVSDQLTDGRRFRIMTVVDDCTRECLALIADTSLSGARVARELATLFETHGKPGTVVSDNGTEFTSNAILTFADDRKIDWHYIAPGKPTQNAFIESFNGRLRDELLNETLFPSLNHARATLAAWRKDYNTERPHSRLGWQTPAEFAQTFTPQWGLTLRNPQSSAPAPVAQTAQMGKTQTRSLAHAG; encoded by the exons ATGAAGCGCAGCAGGTTCACTGAAGATCAGATCATCGGCATTCTGAAGGAGCATGAGGCCGGGGTTTCCGTTGCCGATCTGTGCCGCAAGCACGGCGTCAGCGATGCGACCGTCTACAAGTGGAAGGCCAAGTATGGCGGCATGGATGTCAGCGAGGCCAAGCGCCTGAAGGGGCTCGAGGACGAGAACGCCCGTCTGAAACGGCTGCTGGCGGACGCGATGCTGGATAATGCCGCGCTGAAGGATCTCCTTGGAAAAA AAGTGGTGACGCCCGCCGCGAAGCGGCAAGCAGTCGCGCATCTGGTGGCGGGCCACGGGATGAGCGAACGGCGGGCGTGTCGGGTGATCGGCTGTTGCCGGATGACCATGCGCTACGAGGCGATCCGGCAGGACGACCCTGTGCTGCGCGAGCGGCTGAAGGAGTTGGCGAGGGTGCGCCGCCGGTTCGGCTATCGGCGGCTGCATGTGTTTCTGCGCCGCGAAGGCCACGAGGTGAACCATAAGCGCTTGTTCCGCATCTACCGCGAAGAACGGCTGCATGTCCGGCGTCGCGGTGGCCGCAAACGGGCCATTGGCACGCGAGCCCCGATGGCGCTGCCGCTGATGCCGAACCAGCGGTGGTCGCTCGACTTTGTCTCCGACCAGCTGACCGATGGCCGCCGCTTCCGGATCATGACCGTGGTCGACGACTGCACACGGGAATGCCTCGCCCTCATCGCCGACACCTCGCTCTCAGGCGCACGGGTGGCGCGGGAACTGGCCACGCTGTTCGAGACCCACGGCAAGCCAGGAACAGTGGTAAGCGACAATGGCACCGAGTTCACCTCGAACGCGATCCTGACCTTCGCGGACGACCGCAAGATCGACTGGCACTACATCGCGCCGGGCAAGCCGACCCAGAACGCCTTCATCGAGAGCTTCAATGGCCGCCTGCGCGACGAGCTTTTGAACGAAACGCTGTTCCCGTCCCTGAACCACGCCCGCGCCACGCTCGCGGCCTGGCGCAAGGACTACAACACCGAACGCCCCCACTCCCGCCTCGGATGGCAGACCCCTGCCGAGTTCGCCCAAACCTTCACCCCGCAATGGGGCCTGACGCTGCGCAACCCGCAAAGCTCCGCGCCAGCCCCCGTTGCCCAAACCGCCCAAATGGGCAAAACTCAAACCCGGAGTCTCGCTCACGCTGGATAA
- a CDS encoding MarR family transcriptional regulator, with product MPGLDLEGMEILGRISEIGLRTARDWIEPLIAPHGLQRAELDAILTLRRSGRPFRMTPTQLFDAMMMSSGGMTALIDRLERGEWVTRTPNPQDRRGTLVSLTDKALALTDMLVPAMTEGQTRMVATLDPGERAELARLLRKLLASL from the coding sequence ATGCCGGGCCTCGACCTTGAAGGGATGGAGATCCTCGGCCGGATCTCCGAAATCGGCCTGCGCACCGCCCGCGACTGGATCGAGCCCCTGATCGCGCCGCACGGCCTGCAGCGTGCCGAACTCGATGCGATCCTCACCCTGCGCCGCTCCGGTCGGCCCTTCCGCATGACCCCAACCCAACTTTTCGATGCAATGATGATGAGCTCCGGCGGCATGACCGCACTGATCGACCGCCTTGAACGCGGCGAATGGGTCACCCGGACCCCGAACCCGCAGGACCGGCGCGGGACCCTCGTCTCGCTGACCGACAAGGCTCTTGCGCTGACCGATATGCTCGTGCCCGCAATGACCGAAGGCCAGACCCGCATGGTCGCCACCCTCGACCCCGGTGAACGCGCCGAACTCGCGCGGCTCCTGCGCAAGCTCCTTGCCAGCCTCTGA
- a CDS encoding TetR/AcrR family transcriptional regulator, which produces MQVERRSNEVRSRETQTALLDAARALFVELGFASSSTPMIAQRAGTTRGALYHHYPDKKAVLRAVLEREAERVAEAISASEAGIGELSPLDALLRGTEAYLKAMQVAGRTRLLLVDGPAVLGEAEMAEIDRRYARASLELGLSDLMGHGKVDQPTLTALSDLLSSLFDRAALAVSEGAPATSYRAAIDQVLSGLASRSRD; this is translated from the coding sequence ATGCAAGTTGAAAGACGATCCAACGAAGTCCGATCTCGGGAGACCCAGACCGCCCTGCTCGATGCAGCGCGCGCGCTGTTTGTGGAGCTCGGTTTTGCAAGCAGCAGCACCCCGATGATTGCGCAGCGCGCCGGTACGACCCGCGGCGCGCTCTACCATCACTACCCGGACAAGAAGGCGGTTCTTCGGGCAGTTCTGGAACGCGAAGCAGAACGCGTGGCCGAGGCGATATCCGCCTCGGAGGCCGGTATCGGTGAACTTTCACCGCTTGATGCGCTGCTCAGAGGAACCGAAGCCTATCTGAAGGCGATGCAAGTCGCCGGAAGGACCCGGCTGCTTCTCGTTGACGGGCCGGCCGTTCTGGGCGAGGCCGAGATGGCCGAGATCGACCGACGATACGCACGTGCGAGCCTCGAACTCGGTCTGAGTGACCTCATGGGGCATGGCAAGGTCGATCAGCCAACGCTCACCGCGCTCTCGGATCTCTTGTCATCGTTGTTTGATCGGGCTGCGCTGGCTGTATCGGAGGGGGCACCCGCGACGTCGTATCGTGCCGCAATCGACCAGGTCTTGTCCGGGCTCGCGTCACGCAGTCGCGATTGA
- a CDS encoding VOC family protein, whose protein sequence is MKVTSYYPVLMVDDVTTTSAFYIAHFGFRPLFETDWYVHLQSKKNDAVNLAILNGQHETVPEIGRGRAGGLLLNFEVEDVDAIHEVLVKAGLPIHLSLRDEAFGQRHFITSDPNGVLIDVIKVIPPTGEFADA, encoded by the coding sequence ATGAAAGTGACCAGCTACTACCCCGTGCTGATGGTGGACGACGTGACCACCACATCCGCCTTCTACATCGCGCATTTCGGCTTCAGGCCACTCTTCGAGACAGACTGGTATGTCCATCTGCAATCCAAGAAGAACGACGCGGTGAACCTTGCCATACTGAACGGCCAGCACGAGACCGTCCCCGAAATCGGCCGCGGACGGGCGGGTGGGCTCCTCTTGAACTTCGAAGTCGAGGATGTTGACGCGATCCATGAGGTGCTCGTGAAGGCCGGGCTGCCGATCCACCTGTCGTTGCGCGATGAAGCCTTTGGTCAACGCCACTTCATCACGTCCGACCCGAACGGCGTCCTGATCGACGTGATCAAGGTAATCCCGCCAACCGGCGAGTTTGCAGATGCCTAG
- a CDS encoding GntR family transcriptional regulator has product MSDDSELPQGQNAYRRLLDDIRNGTLPPGARLRETDLADRLGISRTPVREAIRQLEADGLVIHLPRQGATIRSLDHAEVVELYEMRAVLEGTAARLAARAASDIELAELAALNAELAASPAGPAAREVNRQFHRSLLDAARNRFLLKSMSALQKTLLILGPTTLADPARAEAAVAEHAAVLAALNARDGAEAEAAMRAHVGAALSARLRGMRGRDLPMEDDA; this is encoded by the coding sequence ATGTCCGATGACAGCGAGCTTCCCCAGGGCCAGAACGCCTATCGTCGCCTGCTGGATGACATCCGCAACGGGACCCTGCCTCCCGGTGCGCGCCTGCGCGAAACCGATCTGGCGGACCGGCTGGGCATCAGCCGCACGCCCGTGCGCGAGGCGATCCGCCAGCTGGAGGCAGATGGACTGGTGATCCACCTGCCCCGGCAGGGCGCCACGATCCGCAGTCTTGACCATGCCGAGGTGGTCGAGCTTTACGAAATGCGCGCCGTGCTGGAGGGAACCGCCGCGCGACTGGCGGCGCGGGCGGCGTCCGACATCGAGCTGGCCGAACTGGCGGCCCTGAACGCGGAACTGGCCGCGAGCCCGGCCGGCCCCGCCGCGCGCGAGGTGAACCGGCAGTTCCACCGCAGCCTGCTGGATGCCGCACGCAACCGCTTTCTGCTGAAGTCCATGAGCGCGCTGCAAAAGACCCTGCTGATCCTGGGCCCGACCACGCTGGCCGACCCCGCGCGCGCCGAGGCTGCCGTGGCCGAACATGCCGCCGTCCTTGCGGCACTGAACGCCCGCGACGGGGCCGAAGCCGAGGCCGCGATGCGCGCCCATGTCGGCGCGGCCCTCTCGGCCCGCCTGCGCGGCATGCGGGGCCGCGACCTGCCGATGGAGGATGACGCATGA
- the tcuA gene encoding FAD-dependent tricarballylate dehydrogenase TcuA translates to MTDWPEAFDLAVVGGGNAALCAAITAAEAGASVLILESAPLPYRGGNSRHTRNFRCMHKGPMFPLTGQYEEDEYLHDLMLVTKGKTDEGLARLAIRTSEECLPWMQAHGVRFQPSLSGTLSLSRTNAFFLGGGKALVNAYYNTAADLGVKVAYEAEVTHVHLDGDRITHLEATIAGTPVTVRARAFVLASGGFQADIDWLARAWGPAARNFLIRGTPYNRGVVLRDMLDQGAEQVGDPTQCHAVAIDGRAPKFDGGIVTRLDCVPFSIVVNRDGDRFYDEGEDVWPKRYAIWGRLVAAQPDQVGYALIDAKSIDLFMPSVFPPVKADTIEGLASAMGLDPQAVRRTVDGFNAACRPGPFHPTELDGLRTEGLNVPKTNWARPLDTPPFYGYQLRPGVTFTYLGLKVDARAQVHTSQGPVRNLWAAGEIMAGSILGQGYLAGFGMTIGTVFGRIAGREAAAHVA, encoded by the coding sequence ATGACCGACTGGCCCGAAGCCTTCGATCTGGCGGTGGTCGGCGGCGGCAATGCGGCCCTCTGCGCCGCGATCACCGCAGCCGAGGCCGGCGCCAGCGTCCTGATCCTGGAAAGCGCGCCCTTGCCCTATCGCGGCGGCAACAGCCGCCACACCCGCAACTTCCGCTGCATGCACAAGGGGCCGATGTTCCCCCTGACCGGCCAGTATGAGGAAGACGAATACCTGCACGACCTGATGCTGGTGACCAAGGGCAAGACCGACGAAGGGCTGGCCCGGCTGGCCATCCGCACTTCCGAGGAATGCCTGCCCTGGATGCAGGCCCATGGCGTGCGGTTCCAGCCCTCGCTGTCCGGAACCCTATCCCTGTCGCGGACCAACGCCTTCTTCCTGGGGGGCGGCAAGGCGCTGGTGAACGCCTACTACAACACCGCCGCCGACCTTGGCGTGAAGGTCGCCTACGAGGCCGAGGTGACGCATGTCCACCTGGACGGCGACCGGATCACCCATCTGGAGGCAACCATTGCCGGCACGCCCGTCACGGTCCGGGCGCGGGCCTTCGTCCTCGCCTCGGGCGGGTTTCAGGCCGATATCGACTGGCTGGCCCGGGCCTGGGGCCCCGCCGCGCGCAACTTCCTGATCCGGGGTACGCCCTACAACCGCGGCGTGGTGCTGCGCGACATGCTGGACCAGGGCGCCGAACAGGTGGGCGATCCGACGCAATGCCATGCCGTCGCCATCGACGGGCGCGCGCCCAAATTCGACGGCGGCATCGTCACCCGGCTGGACTGCGTGCCGTTCTCCATTGTGGTGAACCGCGACGGCGACCGGTTCTATGACGAGGGCGAGGATGTCTGGCCAAAGCGCTATGCCATCTGGGGGCGGCTGGTTGCGGCGCAGCCCGACCAGGTGGGCTATGCGCTGATCGACGCGAAATCCATCGACCTGTTCATGCCCTCGGTCTTCCCCCCGGTGAAGGCCGACACGATCGAAGGGCTGGCCTCGGCGATGGGCCTTGATCCGCAGGCGGTGCGCCGCACGGTCGACGGCTTCAACGCCGCCTGCCGCCCCGGCCCGTTCCACCCCACCGAACTGGACGGGTTGCGCACCGAAGGGCTGAACGTCCCCAAGACGAACTGGGCCCGCCCGCTGGATACGCCCCCCTTCTACGGCTACCAGCTGCGCCCCGGCGTGACCTTCACCTATCTGGGTCTGAAGGTGGACGCCCGCGCGCAGGTCCATACCTCCCAGGGCCCGGTTCGCAACCTCTGGGCGGCGGGCGAGATCATGGCCGGCTCGATCCTGGGCCAGGGCTATCTGGCAGGCTTCGGCATGACCATCGGCACCGTCTTCGGACGCATCGCAGGCAGGGAGGCCGCCGCCCATGTCGCTTGA
- the tcuB gene encoding tricarballylate utilization 4Fe-4S protein TcuB has translation MSLDLSTLTPTEEARRQIEICNACRYCEGFCAVFPAMTRQKAFSDGDLTQLANLCHNCRGCYYACQYTAPHEFALNIPAALAEVRVESWERLARPQALARLFQTHGVAVAGLLVVVLAWFFWALFAWRPDTGAGFYAHLAHNTMVAIFAPAFLAPLALIALSIRDFWREVGGGQVRLAHLVTALSGAARMKNLSGGHGEGCNFENGDRFSDRRRVFHQLMMYGFLLCFASTASATVMHYALGWEAPYPLWSLPKLFGVPGGVMMVAGTIGLVRLKLAADPELGAARVWGAEMAFVLLLGLVALTGLALYAATGTGIVGPLLALHLASVMVLFLLMPYSKMVHGFYRLAALVAEAGKPEPVRGGE, from the coding sequence ATGTCGCTTGACCTTTCGACCCTGACCCCCACCGAGGAAGCCCGCCGCCAGATCGAGATCTGCAATGCCTGCCGCTATTGCGAAGGCTTCTGTGCGGTCTTTCCGGCGATGACCCGCCAGAAGGCATTCTCGGACGGCGACCTGACGCAGCTTGCGAACCTCTGCCACAACTGCCGGGGCTGCTATTACGCCTGCCAGTATACGGCGCCGCATGAATTCGCGCTGAACATCCCCGCCGCGCTGGCCGAGGTGCGGGTGGAAAGCTGGGAACGTCTGGCCCGCCCGCAGGCCCTGGCCCGGCTGTTCCAGACGCACGGGGTCGCGGTGGCGGGCCTGCTGGTCGTGGTGCTGGCCTGGTTCTTCTGGGCGCTCTTCGCCTGGCGGCCCGACACGGGCGCGGGGTTCTATGCCCATCTGGCCCACAACACGATGGTCGCGATCTTCGCCCCGGCCTTTCTGGCACCGCTTGCCCTGATCGCGCTTTCCATCCGCGACTTCTGGCGCGAGGTGGGCGGGGGTCAAGTGCGGCTGGCCCATCTGGTCACTGCCCTGTCCGGTGCCGCCCGGATGAAGAACCTGTCCGGCGGCCATGGCGAGGGCTGCAACTTCGAGAACGGCGACCGCTTTTCCGACCGCCGCCGGGTGTTCCACCAGCTGATGATGTACGGCTTCCTGCTGTGCTTCGCCTCCACCGCCAGCGCCACGGTGATGCACTATGCCCTTGGCTGGGAAGCACCCTATCCGCTGTGGTCGCTCCCAAAGCTCTTCGGTGTGCCCGGAGGGGTCATGATGGTTGCAGGCACCATCGGGCTGGTCCGGCTGAAGCTCGCCGCCGACCCGGAGCTTGGCGCGGCGCGGGTCTGGGGCGCAGAGATGGCCTTTGTGCTGCTGCTGGGCCTGGTCGCCCTGACGGGGCTCGCGCTCTATGCGGCAACCGGCACCGGGATCGTCGGCCCGCTGCTCGCCCTGCACCTGGCAAGCGTGATGGTCCTGTTCCTGCTGATGCCCTACTCCAAGATGGTGCACGGCTTCTACCGTCTTGCCGCCCTGGTCGCCGAGGCTGGCAAGCCCGAACCCGTGCGCGGGGGCGAATGA
- a CDS encoding Rrf2 family transcriptional regulator, whose product MITQKMKYALKALMELATERAGEGQPLRIEEIAKRSGTPKRFLEHILLEVRNAGFIASVRGRHGGYVLIKSPGEVPLSELMRLIDGPIAPLPCLSRRAYQRCEDCSDEETCRLRKVFAQVFWSYLLLIDSLTLADLVGPAESANPTEAARQLGV is encoded by the coding sequence ATGATCACGCAGAAGATGAAGTATGCCCTGAAGGCCCTGATGGAACTTGCCACCGAGCGGGCGGGCGAGGGGCAGCCGCTGCGGATCGAGGAAATCGCCAAGCGGTCCGGCACGCCGAAGCGGTTCCTCGAACACATCCTGCTCGAGGTTCGGAACGCGGGCTTCATCGCCTCGGTCCGGGGGCGGCACGGTGGCTATGTGTTGATCAAGAGCCCGGGCGAGGTTCCGCTGAGCGAACTGATGCGGCTGATCGACGGGCCCATCGCGCCATTGCCCTGCCTGTCGCGCCGGGCCTATCAGCGCTGCGAGGACTGTTCCGACGAAGAAACCTGCCGTCTGCGCAAGGTGTTCGCGCAGGTGTTCTGGTCCTACCTGCTGCTGATCGACTCGCTGACCCTGGCCGATCTTGTCGGCCCGGCCGAATCGGCCAACCCCACCGAGGCGGCTCGGCAACTGGGCGTCTGA
- a CDS encoding sulfate ABC transporter substrate-binding protein yields the protein MIHTVFVSPHVQAQGPLIERLPDGRLLIEAGGRKVAGHPVPRETPRARGWKAVIAAALIGVGSLGSAAPQAQADTLLNVSYDPTREFYREYNTWFADWWVAQGNAAPTIEQSHGGSGAQARAVIDGLAADVVTLALAGDIDRIAKDTGKIPADWQSKLPHNSSPYTSTIVFLVREGNPKSLQDWDDLVAEGVAVITPNPKTSGGARWNYLAAWGYAEKNGLDPRVFVASLYKNVPVLDTAARGATTTFAQRGIGDVLLAWENEAYLALKELGEDQFDIVVPSISVLAEPPVALVEGNLANDAERALATAYLEQLYSAEAQALALKHFYRAWDTSKAAPDDVARFPELERLTIADFGGWAKVQPEHFGDGGIFDQIYQAQ from the coding sequence ATGATCCACACCGTCTTCGTCTCGCCGCATGTCCAGGCACAGGGCCCGCTGATCGAACGGCTGCCCGACGGTCGCCTGCTGATCGAGGCCGGGGGCCGCAAGGTTGCCGGACATCCCGTGCCACGCGAAACCCCGCGTGCCCGTGGCTGGAAAGCCGTGATTGCCGCCGCGCTGATCGGGGTCGGCTCGCTGGGTTCGGCTGCCCCGCAGGCGCAGGCCGATACGCTGCTCAACGTCAGCTACGACCCCACGCGCGAGTTCTACCGCGAATACAACACATGGTTCGCCGACTGGTGGGTGGCGCAGGGCAACGCCGCCCCGACCATCGAGCAGTCGCACGGAGGATCAGGCGCGCAGGCCCGCGCGGTGATCGACGGGCTGGCGGCCGACGTGGTGACGCTGGCGCTTGCGGGCGACATTGATCGCATCGCCAAGGACACCGGCAAGATCCCGGCCGACTGGCAGTCGAAACTGCCGCACAACTCCTCGCCCTACACGTCGACCATCGTGTTCCTTGTGCGAGAGGGCAATCCCAAGAGCCTGCAGGACTGGGATGACCTGGTCGCCGAAGGCGTCGCCGTGATCACCCCGAATCCCAAGACCAGCGGCGGGGCGCGGTGGAACTATCTTGCGGCCTGGGGCTATGCCGAGAAGAACGGGTTGGACCCGCGTGTCTTCGTGGCGTCGCTTTACAAGAACGTCCCCGTGCTGGACACCGCCGCCCGCGGCGCCACCACCACCTTTGCGCAGCGCGGTATCGGCGACGTGCTCTTGGCGTGGGAGAACGAGGCCTACCTTGCGCTCAAGGAACTGGGCGAGGACCAGTTCGACATCGTCGTCCCGTCGATCAGCGTTCTTGCCGAACCGCCTGTCGCACTGGTCGAGGGCAACCTTGCCAATGACGCCGAACGCGCGCTGGCTACGGCCTATCTGGAACAACTCTACAGCGCCGAGGCGCAGGCGCTGGCGCTGAAGCACTTCTACCGCGCCTGGGACACCTCGAAGGCCGCACCCGACGACGTGGCACGCTTCCCCGAACTGGAGCGGCTGACGATCGCCGACTTCGGCGGATGGGCCAAGGTGCAGCCCGAACACTTCGGCGACGGCGGCATCTTCGACCAGATCTATCAGGCGCAGTGA
- the cysT gene encoding sulfate ABC transporter permease subunit CysT codes for MTARPFTLRNPTPMPGWGLSFGIMVTMLSVIVLIPMAVLLWRGLIGFGAVEMWEVVNRPRVWSALELSFRAALVASLFNLVFGVLLAWVLVRYRFPGKRLIDAAVDLPFALPTAVAGIALTAIYAPNGVFGSVIGNAFGIRVAYTELGIWIALIFVGLPFVVRTVQPVIEEIDRETEEASATLGASRLRTLTHVVLPMLAPAALTGFALALARSVGEYGSVIFIAGNLPNVTEIAPLLIVIRLEEFDYDGAVAIAIAMLVISFTLLLAINLIQIWSRRRMGAV; via the coding sequence ATGACCGCGCGTCCCTTCACCTTGCGCAATCCCACCCCGATGCCGGGGTGGGGTCTGTCCTTCGGGATCATGGTCACGATGCTGTCCGTCATCGTGCTGATCCCCATGGCCGTGCTGCTGTGGCGCGGCCTCATTGGCTTCGGTGCGGTCGAGATGTGGGAGGTGGTCAACCGTCCCCGCGTCTGGTCGGCGCTGGAACTGTCGTTCCGCGCGGCGCTGGTGGCGTCGCTGTTCAACCTGGTGTTCGGGGTGCTGCTCGCCTGGGTGCTGGTGCGCTACCGCTTCCCCGGCAAGCGGCTGATCGACGCCGCGGTGGACCTGCCCTTTGCCCTGCCGACCGCCGTCGCGGGCATCGCGCTGACCGCGATCTATGCGCCGAACGGCGTGTTCGGATCGGTGATCGGCAACGCCTTCGGCATCCGGGTGGCCTATACCGAACTGGGCATCTGGATCGCGCTGATCTTCGTCGGCCTGCCCTTCGTCGTGCGCACCGTCCAGCCGGTGATCGAAGAGATCGACCGCGAGACCGAGGAAGCCTCGGCCACCCTTGGCGCCAGCCGCCTGCGCACGCTGACACATGTGGTGCTGCCGATGCTCGCCCCCGCCGCGCTGACGGGTTTCGCGCTGGCGCTGGCCCGGTCGGTCGGGGAATACGGCTCGGTCATCTTCATCGCGGGCAACCTGCCGAACGTGACCGAGATCGCCCCCCTCCTGATCGTCATCCGCCTGGAAGAGTTCGACTATGACGGCGCCGTCGCCATCGCCATCGCGATGCTGGTGATTTCCTTCACGCTGCTTCTGGCCATCAACCTGATCCAGATCTGGAGCCGCCGCCGCATGGGCGCGGTGTGA
- the cysW gene encoding sulfate ABC transporter permease subunit CysW — protein sequence MTVSPAIRPTRRFRSATTEPAVVKWALIALCLAVLTILLFAPLIAVFDEALRRGWALALASLSEPDAQAAIRLTLTVAAIVVPLNAAFGIAAAWAITKFDWRGKAWVITLIDLPFSVSPVVAGLLFVLMFGANSALGAWLVASGFPIVFAVPGIVLATLFITFPFVARELIPVMLEQGRAEEEAALTLGASGWRMFLTVTLPNIRWALLYGVLLCNARAMGEFGAVAVVSGKIRGQTTTMPLMIEMFYNEYLSVAAFTMAGVLALLAFVTLTLKTALEWRYADQLAASHRH from the coding sequence ATGACCGTCAGTCCCGCGATCCGTCCCACCCGCCGCTTCCGCTCCGCCACCACGGAACCTGCCGTGGTGAAATGGGCGCTGATCGCGCTCTGCCTTGCGGTGCTGACGATCCTCCTGTTCGCGCCCCTGATCGCCGTCTTCGACGAGGCGCTGCGGCGCGGCTGGGCCCTTGCGCTGGCCTCGCTGTCGGAACCCGACGCGCAGGCGGCGATCCGGCTGACGCTGACGGTCGCCGCCATCGTCGTGCCGCTGAACGCGGCCTTCGGCATCGCCGCCGCCTGGGCCATCACCAAGTTCGACTGGCGCGGCAAGGCATGGGTGATCACGCTGATCGACCTGCCGTTTTCGGTCTCGCCTGTCGTGGCGGGCCTGCTGTTCGTCCTGATGTTCGGCGCGAACTCGGCACTTGGCGCATGGCTCGTGGCCAGCGGGTTCCCCATCGTCTTTGCCGTGCCGGGCATCGTGCTGGCGACGCTCTTCATCACATTCCCCTTCGTCGCGCGCGAACTGATTCCCGTCATGCTGGAACAGGGCCGCGCCGAAGAGGAAGCGGCACTGACCCTGGGCGCGTCCGGCTGGCGGATGTTCCTGACCGTGACGCTGCCCAACATCCGCTGGGCGCTGCTTTATGGCGTGCTGCTCTGCAACGCCCGCGCCATGGGCGAATTCGGCGCGGTGGCCGTGGTTTCGGGCAAGATCCGGGGCCAGACCACCACGATGCCGCTGATGATCGAGATGTTCTACAACGAATACCTCTCGGTCGCTGCCTTCACGATGGCAGGCGTCCTGGCGCTTCTCGCCTTCGTCACGCTGACGCTCAAGACGGCCCTGGAATGGCGCTATGCCGACCAGCTGGCCGCATCCCACCGCCATTGA
- the cysA gene encoding sulfate ABC transporter ATP-binding protein: MNIEIEDIAKEFGATAALHPVSLSIPSGTLVALLGPSGSGKTTLLRILGGLEFPSAGRVLFDGSDATGLTVQERRAGFVFQFYALFRHMTVFDNIAYGLRARPRKTRPPAAEIARRVNKLLDLIKLPDIGARYPSQLSGGQRQRVALARALAIEPRMLLLDEPFGALDAKVRKELRQGLRDIHDTTGLTTVFVTHDQEEAMELADLVVVMSMGRIEQVGKPEDIRARPRTPFVREFITA, translated from the coding sequence ATGAACATCGAGATCGAGGACATCGCCAAGGAATTCGGCGCGACCGCCGCTCTGCACCCCGTGTCGCTGTCCATCCCCTCGGGCACCTTGGTGGCACTGCTCGGCCCTTCGGGGTCAGGCAAGACCACACTCTTGCGCATCCTCGGCGGGCTGGAATTCCCGTCGGCGGGCCGGGTCCTGTTCGACGGATCGGACGCCACTGGCCTGACCGTGCAGGAACGCCGTGCGGGCTTTGTCTTCCAATTCTATGCCCTGTTCCGGCACATGACAGTGTTCGACAACATTGCCTATGGCCTACGCGCCCGTCCCCGCAAGACGCGCCCGCCCGCGGCCGAGATCGCGCGGCGGGTGAACAAGCTGCTCGACCTGATCAAGCTGCCCGACATCGGCGCGCGCTATCCCAGCCAGCTATCGGGCGGCCAGCGGCAGCGCGTGGCACTCGCCCGCGCGCTGGCGATCGAACCGCGGATGCTGCTCCTGGACGAACCCTTCGGCGCGCTGGATGCCAAGGTGCGAAAGGAACTGCGCCAGGGCCTGCGCGACATCCACGACACCACCGGCCTGACAACGGTCTTTGTCACCCATGACCAGGAAGAGGCCATGGAACTCGCCGATCTGGTCGTGGTCATGTCGATGGGCCGCATCGAACAGGTGGGCAAGCCCGAAGACATCCGCGCCCGCCCCAGGACCCCCTTCGTGCGCGAGTTCATCACGGCATGA
- a CDS encoding Lrp/AsnC family transcriptional regulator, producing MSDAPPLDRIDRRILHELMRDATLPVSQLAERVGLSQTPCWKRVQKLEAAGVITGRVAIVDPAAIGLGLTVFVEIEAADHTPEWRAAFAAVVADYAEIVEVHRMAGEVDYLLKVVVGDMAAYDALYLDLTQRLACRNVTSKFSMERTKATTALPIGTA from the coding sequence ATGAGCGACGCGCCCCCCCTCGACCGGATCGACCGGCGCATCCTGCACGAGCTGATGCGCGACGCGACGCTGCCGGTCTCGCAACTGGCGGAACGCGTGGGCCTGTCGCAAACCCCGTGCTGGAAACGGGTGCAAAAGCTCGAGGCGGCCGGGGTCATCACCGGCCGCGTCGCAATTGTCGATCCGGCCGCGATCGGCCTTGGCCTGACCGTCTTCGTCGAGATCGAGGCTGCCGACCACACGCCGGAATGGCGCGCGGCGTTTGCCGCCGTCGTGGCGGATTATGCGGAGATCGTGGAAGTCCACCGGATGGCGGGCGAGGTCGATTATCTGCTCAAGGTCGTGGTCGGCGACATGGCCGCTTACGATGCCCTCTATCTCGATCTGACACAGCGCCTCGCCTGCCGCAACGTGACGTCGAAGTTCTCGATGGAGCGCACGAAGGCCACGACCGCCTTGCCGATCGGCACGGCCTGA